One window of Cohnella hashimotonis genomic DNA carries:
- the recJ gene encoding single-stranded-DNA-specific exonuclease RecJ codes for MKSTYRWVLAEEDDEAAAALGAQLGLAPLVSRLLVSRGYRNAVDAERFLHPGLRDLHDPFLLLGMDRAVARIRQAIDGGERIRVYGDYDADGVTSTALMHRLLSRLGAEFDTYIPHRSKEGYGLNLPAIDRAAEAGVKLIVTVDNGISAIEQIAYAATLGIDVVVTDHHEPPAVLPTAAVAIVNPKQPGCPYPFKELTGSAVAFKLAHAMLGEPDLAFADVAAIGVVADLMPLTGENRAIVKLGLDEMNARPSPGVKALAQISGAEPGRLTSGRIAFGLAPRLNAGGRLAEADTALRLLITAEQSEAEMLSAELDMLNQERQQLVEDTLVQADTAWQAIAASHGGSGPAVIVVAGEGWNAGIAGLVASKLVERYYKPTVVLAADAATGLCKGSARSIEGFDLHAALTACSEELEHFGGHKAAAGMTMRTERVSVLGEKLSALAESWLSADDWIPRKKADLVCRASELTLEAAEQLRALEPCGIGNPSPRFVLRGAEVLDAKAMGKESRHLRAVLGQGGRKLEAVCFGRGADCGAMLGCGTANVLGELSVNEWNGSKRVQLMLQDWQSAALPVHDRRHEGDWQRILQTLAATQGTAASLLAIVASEAALSELREAHGDAAGVIVASYAEAAAAATGVESLRLALIDLPEAGDGLEGLRGLLTGCVVDEIHLLTAGRVSAGSRSRPTQGGRMPSREQFGEVYGLLKRKASWIETPDGFLRQVAERTGRTLADVVMMQDVFEELGFLRRSRASVEIVAQPPKRQLEESPRYRKALLRAEVEALAAMSPAELRNWLRALAEGNDGKRIRSSV; via the coding sequence GTGAAATCCACCTATCGCTGGGTATTGGCGGAAGAAGACGACGAAGCGGCCGCAGCGCTCGGCGCGCAGCTTGGGCTGGCGCCGCTCGTCAGCCGTCTCCTCGTATCGCGGGGCTATCGGAACGCGGTGGACGCGGAGCGATTTTTGCATCCCGGACTCCGCGACCTGCACGATCCATTCCTACTGCTTGGCATGGACCGGGCCGTGGCGCGAATTCGGCAGGCGATCGACGGGGGAGAACGCATTCGCGTTTACGGCGATTACGACGCGGACGGCGTGACATCGACAGCGCTTATGCACAGACTGCTCAGCCGGCTCGGCGCCGAATTCGATACATACATTCCGCATCGCAGCAAGGAAGGGTACGGTCTTAACCTGCCGGCAATCGACCGGGCTGCGGAAGCGGGCGTAAAGCTCATCGTAACGGTGGATAACGGGATCAGCGCGATCGAGCAAATCGCCTACGCGGCAACGCTCGGCATCGACGTCGTCGTGACCGATCATCACGAGCCGCCCGCGGTCCTGCCGACAGCGGCGGTGGCCATCGTTAATCCGAAGCAGCCGGGCTGTCCATATCCGTTCAAGGAGCTCACGGGCTCGGCGGTTGCGTTCAAGCTGGCGCATGCGATGCTCGGCGAGCCGGATCTCGCGTTCGCGGATGTCGCCGCAATCGGCGTCGTAGCGGACCTGATGCCGCTCACCGGCGAAAATCGCGCGATCGTGAAGCTCGGGCTTGATGAGATGAATGCGCGGCCTTCTCCGGGCGTCAAAGCGCTTGCGCAAATCTCCGGCGCCGAGCCGGGGCGGCTCACGAGCGGGCGCATCGCGTTCGGACTCGCGCCCCGTTTGAACGCGGGCGGCCGCTTGGCGGAGGCGGACACTGCGCTGCGGCTCTTGATCACCGCCGAGCAGAGCGAAGCCGAGATGCTGTCGGCAGAGCTGGATATGCTCAACCAGGAGCGTCAGCAGCTCGTCGAAGATACGCTCGTACAGGCAGACACTGCCTGGCAGGCAATAGCGGCCTCCCACGGCGGGAGCGGCCCGGCGGTCATCGTCGTCGCCGGCGAGGGCTGGAACGCCGGCATTGCGGGCCTTGTCGCTTCGAAGCTCGTCGAGCGCTACTACAAGCCGACCGTCGTACTGGCGGCGGATGCTGCAACGGGGCTGTGCAAAGGCTCGGCGCGCTCGATCGAAGGCTTTGACCTTCATGCCGCGCTGACCGCCTGCTCGGAGGAGCTGGAGCACTTCGGCGGCCATAAGGCCGCAGCCGGCATGACGATGCGCACCGAACGGGTATCCGTGCTGGGCGAGAAGCTGTCCGCGCTAGCGGAGAGCTGGCTGTCTGCGGACGACTGGATTCCGCGCAAAAAAGCCGACCTCGTGTGCAGAGCTTCCGAGTTGACGCTCGAGGCTGCCGAGCAGCTGCGCGCGCTGGAGCCCTGCGGCATCGGCAACCCGTCGCCCCGCTTCGTGCTGCGCGGCGCGGAGGTCCTTGATGCCAAGGCGATGGGCAAAGAAAGCCGGCATCTGCGGGCGGTGCTGGGACAGGGCGGCCGCAAGCTGGAGGCCGTATGCTTCGGCAGGGGCGCCGACTGCGGCGCCATGCTGGGCTGCGGAACGGCGAACGTGCTGGGTGAGCTGTCCGTGAACGAATGGAACGGCAGCAAACGCGTGCAGCTCATGCTGCAGGATTGGCAGTCGGCCGCGCTGCCCGTGCACGACCGGCGGCACGAAGGCGACTGGCAGCGTATCTTGCAGACGCTGGCTGCGACGCAAGGAACGGCGGCGAGCCTGCTCGCGATTGTTGCAAGCGAGGCGGCGCTCTCCGAGCTGCGCGAGGCGCACGGAGACGCAGCGGGAGTGATAGTGGCATCCTACGCCGAAGCGGCCGCTGCCGCGACAGGCGTGGAGTCGCTGCGCCTCGCGCTTATCGATCTGCCGGAAGCGGGAGACGGCCTGGAGGGACTGCGCGGGCTGTTGACCGGCTGCGTCGTGGATGAGATCCATCTCCTCACGGCCGGACGCGTATCGGCGGGCTCCCGCAGCCGGCCGACGCAGGGCGGACGCATGCCAAGCAGAGAACAGTTCGGCGAAGTGTACGGCCTGCTCAAACGCAAAGCGAGCTGGATCGAGACGCCGGACGGATTTCTTCGCCAGGTGGCGGAGCGAACCGGACGAACGCTGGCGGACGTGGTCATGATGCAGGACGTATTTGAGGAGCTCGGCTTCCTGAGGCGGAGCCGGGCTTCGGTCGAGATCGTCGCCCAGCCCCCGAAGCGCCAGCTGGAGGAGTCACCGAGATACCGCAAGGCGCTGCTTCGGGCCGAGGTCGAGGCACTGGCAGCGATGTCTCCCGCAGAGCTGCGGAATTGGCTTCGCGCGCTCGCGGAAGGTAACGATGGCAAGCGGATAAGATCAAGTGTATAA
- a CDS encoding adenine phosphoribosyltransferase: protein MDFKPYIRVIPDFPVPGIRFKDITTLLNNGEVYRAAIDELKERVKDWEIDIVAGPEARGFVIGAPLALALGVGFVPIRKSGKLPGETVEAGYDLEYGKDTLAVHKDAIKPGQRVLIADDLLATGGTIATTIKLIEQLGGEIVGASFLIELSYLDGRDKLKGARVESLVQY from the coding sequence ATGGATTTTAAACCATATATTCGCGTTATTCCCGATTTTCCCGTGCCCGGGATCCGTTTCAAGGATATTACGACCCTGCTTAACAACGGCGAAGTGTACCGCGCTGCGATCGACGAGCTCAAAGAACGCGTGAAGGATTGGGAGATCGACATCGTCGCCGGTCCGGAAGCGCGCGGCTTCGTCATCGGCGCGCCGCTCGCGCTGGCGCTCGGGGTCGGCTTCGTGCCCATCCGCAAGTCGGGCAAGCTTCCCGGCGAGACGGTAGAAGCAGGCTATGACCTGGAGTACGGCAAGGACACGCTGGCCGTACACAAGGACGCGATCAAGCCGGGACAGCGCGTGCTGATCGCGGACGATCTGCTGGCGACGGGCGGCACGATCGCCACGACGATCAAGCTTATCGAGCAGCTCGGCGGCGAGATTGTCGGCGCTTCCTTCCTGATCGAGCTGAGCTATCTCGACGGGCGGGACAAGCTTAAGGGCGCTCGCGTCGAGTCGCTCGTCCAATATTAA
- a CDS encoding response regulator transcription factor, protein MNPLKGIRILAVDDEPNILQFLELGLINEGFEVQTAPDGMTAINLAKSFKPHVAVLDVMMPGMDGFEACKLLKKTENVAVIMLTAKDEVDDRVKGLMLGADDYMVKPFSFEELLARIHARVRNQFPLMSGQAVFGPISIDDRRKEISLSGRVLELSPTEYELLKYMVINHGIVLSKALILDKVWGYDFGGDENIVEVYIRSLREKLGDKEHQLIRTLRGAGYRIDLP, encoded by the coding sequence ATGAATCCATTAAAAGGCATTCGTATTCTCGCCGTAGACGACGAACCGAACATTTTGCAATTTCTGGAGCTGGGACTGATCAACGAAGGCTTCGAGGTACAGACCGCGCCCGACGGGATGACGGCGATCAATCTGGCCAAGAGCTTCAAGCCGCATGTCGCCGTTCTGGACGTCATGATGCCCGGCATGGACGGCTTCGAGGCGTGCAAGCTGCTGAAAAAGACGGAAAACGTAGCAGTCATCATGCTGACGGCCAAGGACGAGGTGGACGATCGGGTCAAAGGGCTTATGCTGGGCGCGGACGACTACATGGTGAAGCCGTTCAGCTTCGAGGAGCTGCTGGCTCGCATTCACGCGCGGGTGCGCAATCAATTTCCGCTTATGTCGGGTCAAGCCGTATTCGGTCCGATCAGCATCGACGACCGGCGCAAGGAGATCAGTCTGAGCGGCCGGGTGCTGGAGCTGTCGCCGACCGAATACGAGCTGCTCAAGTACATGGTCATCAACCATGGTATCGTGTTGAGCAAAGCGCTCATTCTCGACAAGGTCTGGGGCTACGACTTCGGCGGAGACGAAAATATCGTCGAGGTTTACATTCGCTCCCTGCGGGAGAAGCTCGGCGACAAGGAACATCAATTGATCCGCACGCTGCGCGGCGCGGGTTACAGGATCGATCTGCCGTGA
- a CDS encoding sensor histidine kinase codes for MRRASGSSPRTQLKGSLRLQLLSRSLLVVAVLLVFIGLFQYVLMRKFTYENKASALRSQILSLPPDIWRDRQGHGAGGADRTVKSGFGPGIGKPQDNGANGAEGWTNGEAEPTDDSGQMRGRYYVPDATVVLIGTDLSFTTLSEWTDQAEPPRLADETYKAIMNGGEDESRSKDYRIAKDAEGREQLVVLRSLGKDGQGSGIIQFSTGTEELKKTLNGQLLLFGGLALLALFAGLFTLLPVLRRTLTPLSELVDKVERIDAGNLDERFPAVAKPVEIGRLSASFNGMLARLNEAFETEKEAKEHMRQFVADASHELRTPLTSIHGFLEVLLRGASTNPEQLERALRSMHGESERLRKLVGDLLMLAKLDQRSGVHAVRGNLSDTLREMEPQLRMLAGARKVDFALPEGMHCLYDPDKIKQVVLNLFHNAVQHTDADGGAISLSIHRSGGCVNLEVEDNGSGIDPAHLPYVFDRFYRSDSSRTRKYGGAGLGLSISKSIVDTLGGGIAVSSEPGRGTTFTISLLEA; via the coding sequence GTGAGGCGGGCGTCGGGGAGCTCCCCGCGCACGCAGCTGAAGGGCTCGCTGCGCCTCCAACTGCTGTCGCGGTCGCTGCTCGTCGTGGCGGTGCTGCTGGTGTTCATCGGATTGTTCCAATACGTGCTCATGCGCAAGTTCACTTACGAGAACAAGGCTTCCGCGCTTCGCAGCCAGATTCTGTCGCTGCCGCCGGATATCTGGCGGGACCGTCAGGGGCATGGCGCCGGCGGGGCCGACCGCACGGTAAAATCCGGATTCGGGCCAGGCATCGGCAAGCCGCAGGATAACGGCGCGAACGGAGCGGAAGGGTGGACGAACGGAGAAGCGGAGCCAACGGACGATTCGGGCCAGATGCGGGGACGGTATTATGTTCCGGATGCGACCGTCGTATTGATAGGTACCGATCTGAGCTTTACGACGCTGTCCGAATGGACGGACCAGGCGGAGCCGCCGCGGCTCGCCGATGAGACGTACAAGGCGATCATGAACGGCGGCGAGGACGAATCGCGAAGCAAGGATTACCGGATTGCCAAGGACGCCGAAGGCCGCGAGCAGCTTGTGGTGCTTCGCTCGCTCGGCAAGGACGGCCAAGGCTCCGGCATCATCCAGTTCAGCACGGGAACGGAAGAGCTTAAGAAGACGCTGAACGGCCAGCTGCTGTTGTTCGGCGGACTTGCGCTTCTGGCGCTGTTCGCAGGGCTGTTCACGCTGCTGCCCGTGCTAAGGCGCACGCTGACGCCCCTCTCGGAGCTGGTCGACAAGGTTGAACGGATCGATGCCGGCAACCTGGACGAACGATTCCCGGCCGTCGCCAAGCCGGTGGAGATCGGGCGGTTGTCCGCGTCCTTCAACGGCATGCTGGCGCGGTTGAACGAGGCGTTCGAGACCGAAAAGGAAGCGAAGGAGCATATGCGGCAGTTCGTAGCGGATGCCTCGCATGAACTGCGTACGCCACTGACTTCGATTCACGGCTTCCTTGAAGTGCTGTTGCGGGGCGCATCAACAAATCCGGAACAGCTTGAACGCGCGCTTCGCAGCATGCACGGCGAATCGGAGCGGCTTCGCAAGCTGGTCGGGGATCTGCTGATGCTGGCGAAGCTTGACCAGCGCAGCGGCGTTCATGCCGTCCGCGGCAATCTGAGCGACACGCTGCGCGAGATGGAGCCTCAGCTGCGCATGCTGGCCGGCGCCCGCAAAGTCGACTTCGCGCTGCCGGAGGGCATGCACTGCTTGTACGATCCGGATAAAATCAAGCAGGTCGTGCTCAATTTGTTCCACAATGCCGTTCAGCATACGGACGCGGACGGAGGAGCGATCTCGCTTTCGATCCATCGCTCCGGCGGCTGCGTGAATCTCGAAGTCGAAGATAACGGTTCGGGGATCGATCCTGCTCACTTGCCGTACGTATTCGACCGTTTCTACCGCAGCGATTCCTCCCGTACGCGCAAGTACGGGGGCGCCGGCCTCGGCCTGTCGATCTCCAAGTCGATCGTCGACACCCTCGGCGGCGGCATAGCGGTATCGAGCGAGCCGGGCCGAGGCACCACCTTTACGATAAGCTTGCTCGAGGCTTGA
- a CDS encoding efflux RND transporter periplasmic adaptor subunit gives MRKSRKWVAWIVIVCLIAAGGGGYWWYTSKDTKAATNGPSFTQSRVTKGTITKSVSGSGAVEVSESETVKPSESATVEKVKVTEGQTVKKGAVLATFEGEDVSLSLSKSELSLEQLQMQLEQAQEKWKSLQISSAEQADIESAEMNIKSIQLNIKQTKLDMQDTQEKAKAPDPIVASIDGTVTAVNIKDGDTVNGQIEAFTIVNYDKLDIQISADELDISQLKLGQAANITMDALSGQTFTGKVTKIAKEGTSTNGVATFPVTVSLDKTDGVMPGMNGSVDVVIESKQDALLVSVEAVTQMGTKYFVRVPADGTTTGQAAGGQSVGGQSAGGQAAGGQAQGGQAAGGQSAGGQAQGGQSQGGQAQGGQAQGGQAQGGQAQGGQVQSGQSQGGNQSSGGQAAAGDQAADGQAAGGVMPEGAPRFDGAAPGGNGAGAQSGQGRQGGYGGAGRQGGYGAAGGFTRGAQGQTAAGAASTNFTLKEITVGITTDSQVEVLTGLTEGQTVLIPVVVSTGSGNQQQTGFSLGGGFGAGGGAFPAGGGNFGGGNFGGNAGNRTGGTGARTGTGTAGGR, from the coding sequence ATGAGGAAGAGCAGAAAATGGGTCGCCTGGATCGTGATCGTCTGCCTGATCGCGGCCGGCGGCGGGGGCTATTGGTGGTATACGTCCAAAGACACGAAGGCGGCGACGAACGGTCCGTCCTTCACCCAATCCCGCGTGACCAAAGGGACGATCACCAAGAGCGTCTCCGGCAGCGGCGCCGTCGAAGTGAGCGAATCGGAGACGGTGAAGCCATCCGAATCCGCGACGGTGGAGAAGGTCAAGGTAACCGAAGGCCAGACGGTCAAAAAGGGAGCCGTGCTCGCGACGTTCGAGGGCGAAGATGTCAGTCTGTCCCTGAGCAAGTCGGAGCTGAGCCTTGAGCAGCTTCAGATGCAGCTGGAGCAGGCCCAGGAAAAGTGGAAGTCGCTGCAAATATCCAGCGCCGAGCAGGCCGATATCGAATCGGCTGAGATGAACATCAAGTCGATTCAGCTGAACATCAAACAAACGAAGCTGGACATGCAGGATACGCAGGAAAAGGCGAAGGCGCCCGATCCGATCGTCGCGTCGATCGACGGCACGGTAACGGCCGTAAACATCAAGGACGGCGACACGGTAAACGGCCAGATCGAGGCGTTTACAATCGTGAATTACGACAAGCTGGATATTCAAATCTCGGCGGACGAGCTCGATATCTCGCAGTTGAAGCTTGGACAGGCCGCGAATATTACGATGGATGCGCTCAGCGGCCAGACGTTCACGGGCAAGGTGACCAAGATCGCCAAGGAAGGCACCTCCACGAACGGCGTCGCGACGTTCCCCGTCACGGTGAGCTTGGATAAGACGGACGGCGTCATGCCGGGCATGAACGGAAGCGTGGACGTCGTCATCGAGTCCAAGCAGGACGCGCTGCTCGTATCGGTCGAGGCGGTTACGCAGATGGGCACCAAGTATTTTGTGAGAGTGCCGGCAGACGGTACGACAACAGGGCAAGCGGCCGGCGGGCAATCTGTCGGCGGGCAGTCGGCGGGCGGTCAAGCGGCGGGCGGCCAGGCACAAGGCGGCCAGGCAGCGGGCGGTCAATCGGCCGGCGGCCAGGCACAAGGCGGGCAGTCACAAGGCGGCCAGGCACAAGGCGGCCAGGCACAAGGCGGCCAGGCACAAGGCGGCCAGGCACAAGGCGGCCAGGTACAAAGCGGCCAGTCACAAGGCGGTAACCAGTCGTCTGGCGGACAGGCAGCCGCAGGAGACCAGGCAGCAGACGGTCAAGCGGCAGGCGGCGTAATGCCCGAAGGGGCGCCCCGGTTCGACGGCGCCGCTCCCGGCGGCAACGGAGCGGGCGCGCAAAGCGGCCAGGGCAGGCAAGGCGGCTACGGAGGCGCAGGCCGTCAAGGCGGCTATGGCGCGGCAGGCGGCTTTACGAGAGGCGCTCAAGGCCAAACGGCCGCAGGAGCGGCGAGTACGAATTTTACGCTTAAAGAAATTACGGTCGGCATCACGACGGATTCGCAAGTCGAGGTATTGACCGGTCTGACCGAGGGACAAACGGTGCTGATCCCGGTCGTGGTATCTACGGGCTCCGGCAATCAGCAGCAAACGGGCTTTAGCTTGGGCGGCGGCTTCGGCGCAGGCGGCGGCGCGTTCCCGGCGGGCGGCGGCAACTTCGGAGGCGGAAATTTTGGCGGCAACGCCGGCAACCGTACCGGCGGCACAGGCGCCCGCACAGGCACAGGCACTGCGGGAGGTCGATGA
- a CDS encoding ABC transporter ATP-binding protein, whose translation MSKSAPSPLITMEDVFKKYTLAGETLNALDGITLTVNKGDFMAIIGPSGSGKSTLMNVLGCLDTPTSGKYMLDGAEVGKLSDNKLANIRNNKIGFIFQSFHLLPRLRAIENVELPLVYRGMSGRERRALAKEALEKVGLGERMYHVPNQLSGGQQQRVAIARALAGRPPLLLADEPTGALDSKTSRDVIGLLKELNAEGNTIVLITHDPKVAEQAQRVVRIQDGKLTEERSVAS comes from the coding sequence ATGAGCAAGTCCGCGCCCTCTCCTCTGATCACCATGGAGGACGTATTCAAGAAGTACACGCTGGCGGGAGAGACGCTGAACGCGCTCGACGGCATTACGCTTACGGTCAACAAAGGCGACTTCATGGCGATCATCGGGCCGTCCGGCTCGGGCAAGTCCACGCTAATGAACGTGCTCGGGTGTCTGGATACGCCGACCAGCGGCAAGTACATGCTGGACGGCGCTGAGGTCGGCAAGCTGAGCGACAATAAGCTGGCGAATATTCGCAACAACAAGATCGGCTTCATCTTTCAAAGCTTCCATCTGCTGCCGCGTCTCCGGGCGATCGAGAACGTCGAGCTGCCGCTAGTCTACCGTGGCATGTCCGGCCGCGAACGCCGGGCGCTCGCGAAGGAGGCGCTTGAGAAAGTAGGACTTGGCGAGCGTATGTACCACGTCCCGAATCAGCTGTCGGGCGGTCAGCAGCAGCGCGTCGCCATCGCCAGGGCGCTCGCGGGACGGCCGCCGCTATTGCTGGCGGACGAACCGACGGGCGCGCTCGACAGCAAGACGAGCCGGGACGTCATCGGTTTGCTCAAGGAGCTGAACGCCGAAGGCAATACGATCGTGCTCATCACGCACGATCCCAAGGTCGCGGAGCAGGCGCAGCGCGTCGTGCGCATTCAGGACGGCAAGCTGACCGAAGAGAGGAGCGTCGCTTCATGA
- a CDS encoding ABC transporter permease, translated as MKLSQGIRMAWGSVRAQPLRTLLTVLGILIGVASVTIMVAIGNGTSEQVKSQLQGLGTNMLTVNVVGRGAVTSIKQTDVQSLADVDNVDSYAPNISGNVTAKSGTLTYSASVNATTSAFADIRDYEVAQGRFILDIDDSFKQKVAVVGSEVVTELKLSNPVGSKVSLNGIPYKIVGVLASKGSTTNGSSDNVIIVPLSTARVVLQTDAIRTIYVQVDSEKNVDKVQTALESNLKSFFRNDEDSYNVFNQQDLLETITSVSTSVSTLLTYVAAISLLVGGIGVMNMMLVSVTERTREIGIRKSLGAKQRDILFQFLVEASMIGLLGGIAGVAVGASGSKFVGKMMDSPASPSVDIMVIAVVFSIGVGVLFGFLPARRASRLNPVEALRQ; from the coding sequence ATGAAGCTGAGCCAAGGCATACGCATGGCTTGGGGGAGCGTCCGCGCCCAGCCCCTCCGCACGCTGCTCACCGTGCTCGGCATCCTGATCGGCGTCGCGTCCGTAACGATCATGGTCGCCATCGGCAACGGCACCTCGGAGCAGGTCAAGAGCCAGCTCCAGGGGCTCGGCACGAACATGCTGACGGTCAATGTCGTCGGCCGGGGCGCCGTCACCAGCATCAAGCAGACCGACGTGCAATCTTTGGCCGACGTGGACAACGTCGACAGCTATGCGCCGAACATCAGCGGAAACGTAACCGCGAAATCGGGTACGCTGACCTATTCCGCGTCCGTCAACGCGACCACCTCGGCTTTCGCCGACATACGCGATTACGAAGTGGCGCAGGGACGCTTCATCTTGGATATCGACGATTCGTTCAAGCAGAAGGTCGCTGTTGTCGGTTCCGAGGTCGTGACCGAGCTTAAGTTGAGCAACCCGGTCGGCAGCAAGGTTTCGTTAAACGGCATCCCTTACAAGATTGTCGGCGTCCTCGCTTCGAAGGGCAGCACGACGAACGGCTCGAGCGACAACGTCATCATCGTGCCCTTGTCCACGGCGCGCGTCGTGCTCCAGACCGACGCGATCCGCACGATCTACGTGCAGGTCGACAGCGAGAAAAACGTCGACAAGGTGCAGACCGCGCTCGAGAGCAACCTCAAGTCTTTTTTCCGCAATGACGAAGACAGCTATAATGTATTCAACCAGCAGGATCTGCTCGAGACGATTACGTCGGTATCGACTTCGGTCTCTACGCTGCTGACTTACGTGGCGGCCATCTCGCTGCTCGTCGGCGGCATCGGCGTCATGAATATGATGCTCGTCTCGGTGACGGAGCGCACACGGGAGATCGGAATCCGCAAGTCGCTCGGAGCGAAGCAGCGCGATATTCTGTTCCAGTTTCTCGTAGAAGCCTCGATGATCGGCTTGCTCGGAGGCATCGCCGGGGTGGCGGTGGGCGCGAGCGGCTCCAAATTCGTCGGCAAAATGATGGATTCGCCCGCGTCTCCATCCGTCGATATTATGGTGATCGCAGTCGTCTTTTCGATCGGCGTCGGCGTGCTGTTCGGGTTTCTCCCGGCAAGACGGGCCTCGCGGCTCAATCCGGTCGAGGCGCTGCGTCAATAA
- a CDS encoding response regulator transcription factor, giving the protein MSAHILVIEDDPYISELIGLYLKREGFGYDVAGDGEDGWDLYSSGPPDLVILDLMLPGLDGWAVCRKIRAERSTPIIILTGKGESYDKLKGFELGADDYLVKPFDPKELMARVRAVLRRTMPGFAREPIRIPDLTIDLDRYIVECCGAELTLPPKEMELLHLLASIPGRVFTRDQLLDRIWGFEFDGDPRTVDVHIKRIREKIGMTEHYRIETIRGVGYKFEVSGA; this is encoded by the coding sequence TTGTCCGCGCACATACTCGTCATCGAAGACGATCCGTACATCAGCGAGTTGATCGGCCTGTATCTGAAGCGAGAAGGCTTCGGGTACGACGTTGCGGGCGACGGGGAGGACGGTTGGGATTTGTATTCCTCCGGACCTCCCGATCTTGTCATTCTCGACTTGATGCTGCCCGGGCTGGACGGCTGGGCCGTCTGCCGCAAGATCCGCGCCGAGCGCTCGACGCCGATCATTATTCTGACGGGCAAGGGCGAGAGTTACGACAAGCTTAAGGGCTTTGAGCTTGGCGCGGACGATTACCTCGTGAAGCCGTTCGATCCGAAGGAGCTGATGGCGCGCGTGCGCGCCGTCCTCAGGCGGACGATGCCGGGGTTCGCGCGGGAGCCGATCCGGATCCCCGACCTGACGATCGACCTGGACCGCTATATCGTCGAGTGCTGCGGAGCGGAGCTGACGCTTCCGCCCAAGGAAATGGAGCTGCTTCATCTGCTCGCTTCGATTCCCGGCCGGGTTTTCACCAGGGACCAGCTCCTGGATCGGATATGGGGCTTCGAGTTCGACGGCGATCCACGCACGGTAGACGTGCACATCAAGAGAATCCGGGAGAAAATCGGCATGACGGAGCATTATCGAATCGAAACGATACGGGGCGTCGGCTACAAATTCGAGGTGAGCGGGGCATGA